The Nanoarchaeota archaeon genome includes the window GATAAAACGGCAATAACCTCACTCGTTTTCGGATTATAAATAATCAAATCAACATCTGGTAAGTGCGAGCCAAATTCGCCATAATCCACAATCAAATTTCTTTTAACCAAGCTCAATTCTTTTGATAAATTTGATCCGTTTGTTCTTTCAAGGCCGTTTCCATTAACAACTTGTAATCCCAATGCTCTAACTTCATCGGTGATAATGTATTCAACCAGTTTTTCCAAATTTTTACCTTTGAAAGCACGCCAAGATTGCTCGTGATCATCGCCAGTAAAATCCTTTTTGTGTTGTTCTTTTGCTTCTTTCAAAACATTTGAAATATGTCTGTATGCTTGAAGACCATGTTTCTGCTTCTTTGTTTCGTAAATTTTGATCAAATCGTTTATTTTCATAGCGCCCTATTTCTCCATTATTAAAATATATTCTGTCGGATAAGCAAAAATTTTGTTTTTATCGGTTATACTTGCAAATTTACCTGTTTTTTCATCTCTAACAGAAGGCAAATTTTTTGAGG containing:
- a CDS encoding DNA modification methylase translates to MKINDLIKIYETKKQKHGLQAYRHISNVLKEAKEQHKKDFTGDDHEQSWRAFKGKNLEKLVEYIITDEVRALGLQVVNGNGLERTNGSNLSKELSLVKRNLIVDYGEFGSHLPDVDLIIYNPKTSEVIAVLSSKVTLRERIAQTGYWKIKLASDEATKHIKVYFVTPDEDGTLTVKKPTKKGRAIVEVDTDGSYVLSETNIEESKKVKMFDKFIEDLKVLVNDKTR